The DNA region AGCGGGTGCGTGATTTCGCGCAGGTGATGGGCAACGGCATCATCACCGCCGAGATCGCGGACATCGCCTTAAATCGTCTGGAGATCGACAAGCTGGGGCTTGACAACATCGACCGGCGGGTGCTTACGACGATCATCCGCAATTACGGCGGCGGGCCGGTTGGGCTCGACACGCTGGCGGCCGCAATCGGGGAAGAAAGCGTGACGCTTGAGGACGTGGTGGAACCGTTCCTCATGCAGCTGGGTTTCTTGTCACGCACGCCGCGCGGCCGCTGTGCGACGCTGCCGGCTTATCAGCATCTGGGACTCCGCCCTCCGAAGGACGCGGCGGTTTTGGAACAGCTGACCCTTACCGAATGAATACATACGATAGGAGAACTCTGAATGGGCAGGATTTTTGGAACTGACGGTGTGCGCGGGATTGCCAACGGAGATCTGACGATCGAGCTTGCGATGCAGATCGGCCGTGCCGCCGGAATGGTTGTGGAGGAGTCGGTTGGCCGCCGCCCGACCGTATTGGTCGGAAAGGACCCCCGCATCTCCTCTGATATGCTCGAAGCGGCGCTTTCGTCAGGCCTTTGCAGCGCCGGAGCGAATGTGGTGCAGCTTGGCGTGGTGCCGACCCCGGCGGTCGCCTATCTCACGACAAAATACGGCGCGGACGCGGGCGTGATGCTCTCGGCCAGCCACAACCCCTTCGAATATAACGGCATCAAAATCTTTTCCGGCGAGGGTTACAAGCTGCTCGACAGCCAGGAGGAGGAAATCGAGGAGATCGTGCTCGATGGGGCGCGCCCTTTCCCGCTCAAATCGGCGGGGGAGATCGGCGTCATCACCCGCGCGGAAAATGCGGCGGACGACTATGTAAATTACCTCAAGACCACCGTTGACTGCGACCTTTCCGGCTTGCGGGTGGCGATCGACTGTTCGAACGGCTCGGCCAGCGTCACAGCGAAAAAACTTTTCTGCGGCTTGGGCGCCGTTTGCGACATTTTCCACGCGGAGCCGGATGGCCGTAATATCAACGAAAAATGCGGCAGCACCCACATCGCGGAGCTTGCGAAACTCGTGAAGGCCGGGCGGTACGACGCGGGGCTTGCGTTCGATGGGGACGCCGACCGGTGCCTTGCGGTGGACGAAAACGGCGAGCTGGTCGATGGAGACCGGCTGATCGCGCTTTTCGCATACCATCTCAAGGAGCAGGGCAAACTGAAAAATAATACCGTTGTGGCGACCGTTATGTCGAATCTCGGCTTTTTCAAATTTGCGGAAAAGCACGGCATCGACACCCGCGCCACCCGCGTGGGTGACCGGTATGTGCTTGAAACAATGCGCAATGAGAACTTTAACATCGGCGGCGAGCAGTCGGGGCATATCATTTTCCTTGACTACATGCCGACCGGGGACGGCCAGCTTTCGGGCGTGCAGCTGCTTTCCCTCTTAAAGACCTTCCAAAAACCGCTTTCGCAGGCGGCGAACGTGATGCGCACCTATCCGCAGACGCTCCTGAACATCACGGCGACGGCCGAGATGAAGGAAGCGCTCGCAAATGATGAAACGGTGCAGCAGGTGATCAATTCCCTCGGGGAGGAGCTCGGCGGCGACGGGCGGATTCTGGTGCGGCCCTCCGGGACCGAGCCGCTCATCCGGATCATGGTCGAAGGGCAGGACCACCGGCAGATTGAAGAAATTGCGCGCCGGATTGCCGATGCGATCCAGAAACAGGGCGCAAGACGTTAAGACAGAAAGAGGAAGTTACATGCGGGCATCAACCGAATGGAAAGACTTTGCGGTTATCGATACAAGCGGCGGGGAAAAGCTGGAGCGATGGGGGGATGTGACCCTCATCCGCCCCGACCCACAGGTCATCTGGAATACTCCGAAGGGCCCGGAGTGGAGGTCGGCCGACGCGCGGTACAACCGGTCCTCATCGGGCGGAGGCAGCTGGGATGCGCGTTCGCTGCGCCGCGACGAGTGGGAGATCTCTTATGGGGATCTGCGTTTTCATATCCGCCCGACCGGATTCAAGCACACCGGGCTTTTTCCGGAGCAGGCGGTCAATTGGGACCTGATGCGCGGGATCATTGAAAAGGCTGGGCGGCAGCTCAACATCCTGAACCTGTTTGCCTATACCGGCGGCGCGACGCTTGCCTGCGCGGCGGCGGGCGCGAAGGTCTGCCATGTGGACGCCTCGAAAGGGATGGTCCAGTGGGCGCGGGACAACGCCGCGCTGTCCGGCCTTTCGGAAAAGCCCATTCGGTGGATTGTTGACGACTGCAAAAAATTTGTGGAACGGGAAATAAGGCGCGGCGTGCGGTACGATGGGATCGTAATGGACCCGCCAAGTTACGGCCGCGGGCCGGGCGGCGAGGTTTGGAAGCTGGAGGACTGCGTCTTTGACCTGGTGGGGCTCTGTGCCGGAGCGCTTTCGGACAGGCCCGCTTTTTTCCTTTTAAATTCCTATACGACCGGCCTTTCACCGTCGGTGATGGCGTACATCCTGTCGGTCACGGTGGGCAGACGGTTTGACGGGCGGGTCACCGCTGATGAAATTGGGCTTCCGGTTGAAAAGACCGGGCTCACGCTGCCATGCGGTTCGACCGCGGTCTGGCAGGGAGAGCCTTTTTAAACAATCTTTGCCGCTGAAATCCTCTTCCGGAATTTTTGACGCGGTCTCCCGATGGGCGCCGCGGGACTTTAAACAGAAAAGGGAAACGAACGATGCGTGATATCATCACCGCCTCGGGGGTGACGTTTGGTTACCCCAAGGACAATAACGAACTGAACATCGTGCTGCACGGAATCGACCTGACGATCCGGGAGGGCGAATTTGTCGCGGTGCTTGGGCACAACGGCTCGGGCAAGAGCACCATTGCCAAGCATATGAACGCGATCCTCCTTCCCAACGAAGGGGAGATGACCGTCTGTGGGATCAATACGAAGGTGGAGGACCGGCTTTATGAGATCCGGCAGCAGGTGGGCATGGTGTTCCAGAACCCAGACAACCAGATCGTCGCGACCATCGTAGAAGAAGACGTGGCGTTCGGCCCGGAAAACATGGGGGTCGAGCCCGCCGAAATCCGCCGCCGGGTGGATGAAGCGCTCGCCGACGTGGGCATGACCGAATATAAGACCCACGCGCCGCACCAGCTTTCGGGTGGGCAGAAGCAGCGGATCGCCATTGCGGGCATCATCGCGATGCGGCCGCGCTGTATCGTGCTTGATGAGCCGACCGCCATGCTCGACCCAAAGGGCCGCAGGGAGGTCCTCTCGACGATCCGGCGGCTGAACCGGGAATTGGGCATCACAGTGGTGCTCATCACCCACTATATGGAGGAAGCCGCCCAGGCGGGACGGGTTGTTGTGATGAACGACGGCAGGATCCTTTTCGACGCGGCGCCGCGCGAGGTTTTTTCGCATGTGCAGGAACTGAAGGATGTGGGGCTCGACGTCCCGCAGGCGACCGAGCTCTGCTTTTTGCTGCGCCAGTGCGGGCTTGACCTGCCAAACGACGTACTGACTGAGGACGAATGCGTCGATGCGCTCGTGAAGCTGCTGGAGGGACACAGATGATTGCAATCAAAACCGAAGATCTGACATACACCTACTCTCCCGGCACGCCATTTGAAAAGACCGCCGTCGACCATGTGAACCTGGAGATCGAGCAGGGCGAATTTGTCGGCGTGATCGGTCATACCGGATCGGGGAAATCCACCCTGATCCAGCATTTTAACGGGCTGCTCCGGCCGACCTCCGGCCGGGTGCTGATCGAAGGGACCGACCTGTGGGCCAAGGAGACCAACCTGCGCGAATACCGCTTCAAGGTGGGGCTGGTGTTCCAGTATCCGGAGTATCAGCTTTTTGAGGAGACAGTTTATAAGGATATTGCCTTCGGGCCGCAGAACATGGGCCTTTCACCGGGACAGGTGGATGAACGGGTGCGGGAAGCCGCGCGTTTTGTCGGCCTGAAGCCCCACCATATGGAAAAGTCTCCGTTTGAGCTTTCAGGCGGGCAGAAGCGCCGGGTGGCAATCGCGGGGGTGCTCGCGATGAACCCGGACATCCTGGTGCTCGACGAGCCGACCGCGGGGCTTGACCCGAAGGGGCGCGAACGCATCCTCGGACAGATCAAGCAGTACCACAAGGAGCGGGGCAGCACAGTGCTGCTCGTTTCGCATTCGATGGAGGACATCGCGAAGTATGCCCACAAGGTGCTGGTGCTCAGCCGCGCGGGTGTCGTGATGTACGACGATGTGGCGAAGGTTTTTTCCCGCGCGAAGGAGATCACCGACATCGGCCTTTCGGTCCCGCAGGTCACCCGTATCTTTGACAAGCTGCGGGAGAAGGGTTACCCGGTGGACGAGAGCGTCTACACAATGGATTTTGCCAAAAATGAGATTCTGCGCCTTTTGGGAAAGGGGGATGGGGCCGATGCTTAGGGATATCACCATTGGGCAGTATTTCCCGGGCGATTCGCTCATCCACCGGCTCGATCCGCGCATGAAGATCGTTTTGACGATGGCGTATATCGTCATGCTGTTCGTTGCGACCAATCCGATCGGCCTTTTGATCGGCATCCTGTTTCTGGTGCTGACCTACGCTGTTTCGAAGATCCCGGGCGCGATGATTTTGAAAAGCCTCAAGCCGGTCGTGCCGATCATTCTTTTCACAGCGGTGCT from Anaerotruncus rubiinfantis includes:
- the glmM gene encoding phosphoglucosamine mutase, with amino-acid sequence MGRIFGTDGVRGIANGDLTIELAMQIGRAAGMVVEESVGRRPTVLVGKDPRISSDMLEAALSSGLCSAGANVVQLGVVPTPAVAYLTTKYGADAGVMLSASHNPFEYNGIKIFSGEGYKLLDSQEEEIEEIVLDGARPFPLKSAGEIGVITRAENAADDYVNYLKTTVDCDLSGLRVAIDCSNGSASVTAKKLFCGLGAVCDIFHAEPDGRNINEKCGSTHIAELAKLVKAGRYDAGLAFDGDADRCLAVDENGELVDGDRLIALFAYHLKEQGKLKNNTVVATVMSNLGFFKFAEKHGIDTRATRVGDRYVLETMRNENFNIGGEQSGHIIFLDYMPTGDGQLSGVQLLSLLKTFQKPLSQAANVMRTYPQTLLNITATAEMKEALANDETVQQVINSLGEELGGDGRILVRPSGTEPLIRIMVEGQDHRQIEEIARRIADAIQKQGARR
- a CDS encoding class I SAM-dependent methyltransferase, translating into MRASTEWKDFAVIDTSGGEKLERWGDVTLIRPDPQVIWNTPKGPEWRSADARYNRSSSGGGSWDARSLRRDEWEISYGDLRFHIRPTGFKHTGLFPEQAVNWDLMRGIIEKAGRQLNILNLFAYTGGATLACAAAGAKVCHVDASKGMVQWARDNAALSGLSEKPIRWIVDDCKKFVEREIRRGVRYDGIVMDPPSYGRGPGGEVWKLEDCVFDLVGLCAGALSDRPAFFLLNSYTTGLSPSVMAYILSVTVGRRFDGRVTADEIGLPVEKTGLTLPCGSTAVWQGEPF
- a CDS encoding energy-coupling factor transporter ATPase, encoding MRDIITASGVTFGYPKDNNELNIVLHGIDLTIREGEFVAVLGHNGSGKSTIAKHMNAILLPNEGEMTVCGINTKVEDRLYEIRQQVGMVFQNPDNQIVATIVEEDVAFGPENMGVEPAEIRRRVDEALADVGMTEYKTHAPHQLSGGQKQRIAIAGIIAMRPRCIVLDEPTAMLDPKGRREVLSTIRRLNRELGITVVLITHYMEEAAQAGRVVVMNDGRILFDAAPREVFSHVQELKDVGLDVPQATELCFLLRQCGLDLPNDVLTEDECVDALVKLLEGHR
- a CDS encoding energy-coupling factor transporter ATPase, which encodes MIAIKTEDLTYTYSPGTPFEKTAVDHVNLEIEQGEFVGVIGHTGSGKSTLIQHFNGLLRPTSGRVLIEGTDLWAKETNLREYRFKVGLVFQYPEYQLFEETVYKDIAFGPQNMGLSPGQVDERVREAARFVGLKPHHMEKSPFELSGGQKRRVAIAGVLAMNPDILVLDEPTAGLDPKGRERILGQIKQYHKERGSTVLLVSHSMEDIAKYAHKVLVLSRAGVVMYDDVAKVFSRAKEITDIGLSVPQVTRIFDKLREKGYPVDESVYTMDFAKNEILRLLGKGDGADA